The following are from one region of the Oreochromis aureus strain Israel breed Guangdong linkage group 1, ZZ_aureus, whole genome shotgun sequence genome:
- the LOC120440373 gene encoding M-protein, striated muscle-like encodes MDTSELTLTAANGTNMPYLGWVETTFQLVSGTEQTEKLTIPMLGKPNLARETHRGTTHRGSQVTGLEVGTTYVFRVRAVNAAGVVMASMASDPVTAKAVAGSQEVSCVVDEKSGDIVLSFESCQINEGSKFIWKKDYKEITDF; translated from the exons ATGGACACATCTGAACTCACCCTGACTGCAGCAAATGGGACCAACATGCCATATCTTGGGTGGGTTGAGACAACCTTCCAACTTGTTTCTGGAACTGAACAAACGGAGAAATTGACCATCCCCATGTTG GGAAAACCAAACTTGGCCAGGGAAACTCACCGCGGAACGACACACCGCGGCAGCCAG GTAACAGGTCTGGAGGTGGGCACTACCTATGTGTTCAGAGTGCGTGCAGTCAATGCTGCAGGAGTGGTTATGGCCTCAATGGCCTCTGACCCTGTGACTGCCAAGGCCGTGGCAG GTTCCCAGGAGGTGTCCTGTGTGGTGGATGAGAAGTCAGGTGACATTGTTCTGTCATTCGAGTCCTGCCAGATAAACGAAGGCTCCAAGTTCATCTGGAAGAAAGATTATAAAGAAATCACAGATTTCTAA
- the LOC116328418 gene encoding M-protein, striated muscle-like produces MISDTQPNKMGHDVATGIIEFIMDHFTEENEGTYTCQITDGGGKAQSSLVLIGNAFKAALAEADFQRREYIRVKEGPHFSEFLSLQIGDDCSVTLVCKVANLKKESVFHWFREDTEIIPDVKPDLGSGVCKLPIKEFSMKTAGIYKATISDDRGKDMSQINISGKVFDDAINKLSQLAGASAAELVINCTATGIQLQCHMKYYTLEMNITWYNGDKIVIGGTPTMATMEVVEPVEKDKGKYSIVITDPENSHKRTLDLSGDGLRHTLRRVVGGLPDVVTIMEKKTLSLTCTVCGDPKPQVSWLKNGSEVEPDDQYVVSLDQGKFASLTIKGVSMEDSGRYTMIVQNKYGGESVDIVVSVYRHGEKIPEAKPTLTPKTIIPPKLPIEIPQPKTQPAPSAAPSTPSPAAPKAALGRGVKSPTPSRRK; encoded by the exons ATGATATCAGACACCCAG CCCAACAAGATGGGTCATGACGTCGCTACAGGGATCATTGAGTTCATCATGGATCATTTCACTGAGGAGAATGAGGGGACATATACCTGCCAGATCACAGATGGAGGAGGAAAGGCACAGAGCTCACTGGTTCTGATTGGAAATG CTTTCAAAGCAGCCCTGGCTGAGGCTGATTTCCAGAGGAGAGAGTACATCAGAGTCAAAGAGG GCCCCCACTTTAGTGAGTTTCTATCACTTCAGATTGGGGATGACTGCTCTGTCACTTTGGTCTGCAAG GTTGCTAACTTGAAGAAGGAATCAGTGTTTCACTGGTTTAGAGAAGACACGGAGATCATCCCGGATGTAAAACCTGACCTGGGATCAGGAGTCTGTAAACTGCCAATTAAAGAG TTTTCAATGAAGACAGCAGGAATTTACAAAGCCACCATCAGCGATGACAGAGGAAAAGATATGAGCCAAATAAACATTTCTGGAAAAG TCTTTGACGATGCCATAAACAAGCTCAGCCAACTGGCTG GAGCCAGTGCAGCAGAGCTTGTGATAAACTGCACAGCAACAGGCATTCAGCTGCAGTGTCACATGAAGTATTACACCTTAGAGATGAACATCACCTGGTATAATGG TGACAAGATTGTGATTGGTGGAACCCCGACTATGGCAACAATGGAG GTAGTTGAACCAGTGGAGAAGGACAAGGGCAAGTACTCCATTGTGATCACTGACCCTGAAAACTCACATAAACGCACACTGGACCTCAGCGGTGATG GGCTGAGGCATACGCTGAGAAGA GTGGTGGGAGGACTGCCTGATGTGGTCACCATTATGGAAAAGAAG ACTTTGAGTTTAACATGTACAGTGTGTGGAGACCCCAAACCTCAGGTGTCATGGCTGAAGAACGGATCAGAAGTCGAGCCTGATGATCAG TATGTGGTCTCCCTGGACCAGGGCAAGTTTGCCAGTCTGACGATCAAAGGCGTTTCCATGGAGGATTCTGGCAGATATACCATGATTGTCCAGAATAAATATGGAGGAGAGTCTGTGGATATAGTG gTCAGTGTGTATCGCCATGGGGAGAAAATCCCTGAGGCAAAACCAACTCTGACCCCTAAAACAATCATCCCACCTAAATTACCAATCGAGATCCCTCAGCCTAAGACCCAGCCTGCTCCGAGCGCTGCCCCTTCAACTCCTAGCCCTGCCGCTCCTAAGGCAGCACTGGGAAGAGGGGTGAAGAGTCCTACTCCAAGTCGGAGGAAGTGA